In one window of Frigoriglobus tundricola DNA:
- a CDS encoding IS1595 family transposase, with product MRGKKGVRHPNPDDPPRRRANKRRGHGNFANDRPPVVGVVSRDTGAIVLEVVERTDQETLIAVVTEHADDGATVYTDEWSGYARLSAEGRGHATVNHTPGQREWARDDDGDGIREVHDNTLEGLWAALRTFLRPFRGISKHYLHQYVAVFQWAYNKVGVAGMVRTLLGLPLSTPTAS from the coding sequence ATGCGGGGGAAAAAAGGGGTCCGGCACCCGAACCCGGACGACCCGCCCCGACGCCGGGCCAACAAGCGGCGCGGGCACGGGAACTTCGCCAACGACCGCCCGCCGGTGGTCGGGGTGGTGAGCCGGGACACCGGGGCCATCGTCCTGGAGGTCGTCGAACGAACGGACCAGGAGACCCTGATCGCGGTCGTGACCGAACATGCCGATGATGGCGCGACCGTATACACGGATGAGTGGTCGGGGTACGCGCGGCTGTCCGCGGAGGGCCGCGGGCATGCCACGGTGAACCACACCCCGGGCCAACGGGAGTGGGCTCGGGATGACGACGGGGACGGGATCCGCGAGGTCCACGATAACACGCTCGAGGGCCTGTGGGCGGCCCTCCGCACGTTCCTGCGACCGTTCCGCGGGATCAGCAAGCACTACCTCCACCAGTACGTTGCCGTCTTCCAATGGGCATACAACAAGGTCGGCGTTGCGGGCATGGTCCGCACACTACTGGGCCTGCCCCTGTCCACCCCGACGGCCTCATGA
- a CDS encoding Gfo/Idh/MocA family protein yields the protein MPEPLGFALVGCGMIARFHAKAIQEIPGARVAALVSRTAESASHLLKDTQLPPCPVFHSVEDAVRAPGVGAVIITTPSGAHREPALVAAAAGKHVVVEKPLEITGPRCQAIIDACDRAGVKLCTIFPSRFGDANNALKAAVEAGKFGRLTLGETTCKWWRTQKYYDEGGWKGTQALDGGGALMNQAIHNVDLLLWMMGDATHVSGFTATLAHERIEVEDTAVAVIRFKSGALGVIQATTSVHPGYPKTIAVHGDRGSAVIEQDDVLRWDFEPATPDDAQVKERFAAKVGSTGAGLGGNLREVPPTKTGGAADPKAISHEGHRRQLADFVAAVHENRAPRVDGREGKRAVDVICAIYESARTGRTVELK from the coding sequence GCCAAAGCGATCCAGGAGATCCCCGGTGCGCGGGTCGCGGCCCTCGTCAGCCGCACAGCGGAGAGCGCGTCCCACCTACTGAAAGACACGCAACTGCCGCCGTGCCCGGTGTTTCACTCCGTTGAGGACGCCGTGCGGGCGCCCGGCGTCGGTGCGGTCATCATCACCACGCCCAGCGGGGCGCACCGCGAGCCGGCGCTCGTCGCCGCGGCGGCCGGTAAGCACGTCGTCGTCGAGAAGCCGCTCGAAATCACCGGCCCGCGGTGCCAGGCCATCATCGACGCCTGCGACCGCGCGGGCGTGAAGCTCTGCACCATTTTCCCGTCCCGCTTCGGCGACGCGAACAACGCCCTCAAGGCCGCCGTGGAGGCCGGGAAGTTCGGCCGGCTCACCCTGGGCGAAACCACCTGCAAGTGGTGGCGCACGCAGAAGTACTACGATGAGGGCGGGTGGAAGGGCACGCAGGCGCTCGACGGCGGCGGCGCGCTCATGAACCAGGCCATCCACAACGTCGATCTGCTGCTCTGGATGATGGGCGACGCCACCCACGTCAGCGGGTTCACCGCGACTCTGGCCCACGAGCGCATCGAGGTGGAAGACACGGCGGTCGCGGTGATCCGCTTCAAGAGCGGCGCGCTCGGGGTGATCCAGGCGACGACGAGTGTTCACCCCGGCTACCCGAAGACGATCGCCGTCCACGGCGACCGCGGCTCGGCGGTGATCGAGCAGGACGACGTGCTGCGGTGGGACTTCGAGCCCGCGACCCCGGACGACGCGCAGGTGAAGGAGCGCTTCGCGGCGAAGGTGGGCTCAACGGGAGCGGGGCTTGGGGGGAACCTGCGGGAGGTTCCCCCCACGAAGACGGGCGGGGCGGCCGACCCGAAAGCGATCAGCCACGAGGGGCACCGGCGGCAACTCGCGGACTTCGTGGCGGCGGTGCATGAAAACCGCGCGCCCAGGGTGGACGGCCGCGAGGGAAAACGCGCCGTCGATGTGATTTGCGCGATCTACGAGAGCGCCCGCACCGGCCGAACGGTTGAGCTAAAATAA
- a CDS encoding SET domain-containing protein-lysine N-methyltransferase — translation MGTISMVIAETDSRFEVRPSGVPGAGAGLFARVDLPAGAELEVVGVLVERDSPPDFCSHFADCHKFRVGEKWLLVPLGFGGMVNHSDAPNTTHHVRGDRVFLRTLRPVAAGEELFLCYAPAARTRMGLI, via the coding sequence GTGGGCACAATCTCGATGGTGATCGCCGAAACGGATTCGCGGTTCGAGGTGCGGCCGTCCGGGGTGCCCGGCGCGGGGGCGGGCCTGTTCGCGCGCGTCGATCTGCCGGCCGGGGCCGAACTGGAAGTCGTGGGCGTTCTCGTCGAGCGCGACTCGCCGCCCGATTTCTGCTCGCACTTCGCCGACTGTCACAAGTTCCGGGTCGGGGAGAAGTGGCTCCTTGTGCCGCTCGGGTTCGGCGGGATGGTGAACCACTCCGACGCGCCGAACACGACGCACCACGTCCGGGGCGACCGCGTGTTCCTTCGGACGCTCCGCCCGGTCGCGGCGGGTGAAGAACTGTTCCTCTGCTACGCGCCCGCCGCCCGCACCCGCATGGGTTTGATCTGA
- a CDS encoding tetratricopeptide repeat protein: MELRSRAAWVEAKRGDRARAIALMRQLVTEHPQFVTGWRQLAAWYDTTGRHRECLDAAEHFVALEPGHPLAYVYRGEARRGVADRRGALADFQKAFDLDPTFEAAGINLITEQLATGDVSGAALTLAALQEHASGPLVALRAVQVACRQTDFETAMARFRLLAADPEASRDTLREAMHALDAEGWAARLNDELKGLAFAPDAGPDLAALWADRAVADGSAEAVSDRVPELLAQNPAAGREVVLAYLWALAESGKPVQAVVQKHSDLLRADDAAWARTGAALVLAGHHALASAWLAEWRDRGRVDPWMLRPLVVAYRTLDQDERAVEVCRAAVRLGGPEEVLADFRAWLALDLALSGQAAEAEAHGAKIDTVTAPDGTRLVLAMAEAVVMVRRAGPGASRARSRRPRST, encoded by the coding sequence GTGGAACTCCGCAGCCGGGCGGCGTGGGTGGAGGCCAAGCGCGGGGACCGCGCGCGGGCCATCGCCCTCATGCGCCAGCTGGTGACCGAGCACCCCCAGTTCGTGACCGGCTGGCGCCAGCTGGCCGCGTGGTACGACACCACCGGCCGGCACCGCGAGTGCCTCGACGCGGCCGAGCACTTCGTCGCGCTCGAGCCGGGCCACCCGCTCGCGTACGTGTACCGCGGCGAGGCCCGGCGGGGCGTGGCCGACCGGCGCGGCGCCCTGGCCGACTTCCAGAAGGCGTTCGACCTGGACCCGACGTTCGAGGCGGCCGGCATCAACCTGATCACCGAGCAGCTCGCGACCGGGGACGTGTCCGGCGCCGCGCTCACGCTCGCCGCGCTCCAGGAGCACGCGAGCGGACCGCTGGTGGCGCTGCGGGCGGTCCAGGTGGCGTGCCGGCAGACCGATTTCGAGACCGCGATGGCCCGGTTCCGCCTGCTCGCGGCGGACCCGGAAGCGAGCCGCGACACGCTCCGCGAGGCGATGCACGCGCTGGACGCCGAGGGCTGGGCGGCCCGGCTGAACGACGAACTCAAGGGGCTGGCGTTCGCCCCCGACGCGGGGCCGGACCTGGCCGCGCTGTGGGCCGACCGCGCGGTCGCGGACGGGTCGGCGGAGGCGGTCTCCGACCGCGTGCCGGAGCTGCTCGCGCAGAACCCCGCGGCCGGGCGCGAGGTCGTCCTCGCGTACCTGTGGGCGCTGGCGGAGAGCGGCAAACCGGTGCAGGCGGTCGTTCAGAAGCACAGCGACCTGCTCCGGGCCGACGACGCGGCGTGGGCCCGGACCGGGGCGGCGCTGGTACTGGCCGGGCACCACGCGCTGGCGTCGGCGTGGCTGGCCGAGTGGCGCGACCGGGGCCGGGTGGACCCGTGGATGCTGCGCCCCCTGGTGGTCGCGTACCGCACCCTGGACCAGGACGAGCGGGCGGTGGAGGTGTGCCGGGCCGCCGTCCGGCTCGGCGGCCCAGAGGAGGTGCTGGCGGACTTCCGCGCGTGGCTCGCGCTGGACCTGGCGCTGAGCGGCCAGGCGGCCGAAGCGGAGGCGCACGGGGCGAAGATCGACACCGTGACCGCGCCCGACGGCACGCGGCTGGTCCTCGCGATGGCGGAGGCCGTCGTGATGGTCCGCCGGGCCGGGCCGGGGGCAAGTCGGGCGCGTTCAAGGAGGCCAAGGAGCACCTGA
- a CDS encoding AAA family ATPase, producing the protein MARKKAKSTPGPYILRVQLLRERVTTPDRYPFNLPAVRNLDTLAFHPKVTFFVGENGAGKSTLLEALAVLYDLNPEGGSRNFHFATRASHSALDGCLRLAKTFGTPGDSYFLRAESYFNVATEIERLDRERDPRVYTPPLIDSYGRQSLHEQSHGESFFALFKNRFGGNGLYLMDEPEAALSPRRQIEFLAVLHDFCKRGSQFVIATHSPIIMAYPDALLYVFGADGVRAVPYTETEHYRLTRGFLSNPAQVLSELMADGPAGEGGA; encoded by the coding sequence ATGGCGCGCAAGAAGGCGAAATCGACCCCCGGCCCGTACATCCTTCGCGTGCAGTTGCTCCGCGAGCGGGTCACCACGCCGGACCGCTATCCGTTCAACCTGCCGGCCGTCCGGAACCTCGACACGCTGGCGTTTCACCCGAAGGTGACGTTCTTCGTCGGGGAGAACGGCGCGGGGAAGTCGACCCTACTGGAAGCGCTCGCCGTCCTCTACGATTTGAATCCCGAGGGCGGCAGCCGGAACTTCCATTTCGCGACCCGCGCCTCTCATTCGGCCCTCGACGGCTGCCTGCGGCTCGCCAAGACCTTCGGTACGCCGGGGGACAGCTACTTTCTACGTGCCGAGAGCTACTTCAACGTGGCGACCGAGATCGAGCGCCTGGACCGGGAGCGAGATCCCAGGGTCTACACGCCGCCGCTCATCGACTCGTACGGCAGGCAGTCGCTCCACGAGCAGTCCCACGGGGAATCGTTCTTCGCACTGTTCAAGAACCGGTTCGGCGGGAACGGACTGTACCTGATGGACGAACCCGAGGCGGCGCTCTCGCCGCGGCGGCAAATCGAGTTCCTGGCCGTCCTGCACGACTTCTGCAAGCGCGGCTCGCAGTTCGTCATCGCCACCCACTCTCCCATCATCATGGCCTACCCGGACGCGCTGCTGTACGTGTTCGGCGCCGACGGCGTCCGGGCGGTGCCGTACACGGAGACCGAGCACTACAGGCTCACCCGCGGGTTCCTGAGCAACCCGGCGCAGGTTCTTTCCGAACTCATGGCCGACGGGCCGGCTGGCGAGGGCGGCGCGTAG
- a CDS encoding lysophospholipid acyltransferase family protein, whose product MAKKPRNRTADYAAYLAVRALLAVAQMATPRVAYAVADGVAWFVYTFVRSRRRVALENVRAAFPELAADPGAADRIVRGMFRHLIRVIVELLWLPRKLHIGNWRKHLALPECDRMLPLMLDERPVLAVTAHFGNWEMIGCALGLFGFRTYAIARVLDNPYIERFVLQFRQYTGQTIIAKKDDFDRLTAAMRAGGKVATLADQDAGERGVFVDFFGRPASTHKAIALMAMEFDAVILVTGTPRVRRADYPQRPDYDPHSPLAAMFYAVKVADVIDPREYANDPNAVRAITARYTAGLERLIRQHPEQYFWLHRRWKHQPAAKKAKPRAA is encoded by the coding sequence ATGGCGAAGAAACCCCGCAACCGCACCGCCGATTACGCGGCCTACCTCGCCGTGCGGGCGCTCCTCGCGGTCGCGCAGATGGCGACGCCGCGCGTCGCGTACGCGGTCGCCGACGGCGTCGCGTGGTTCGTGTACACGTTCGTCAGGAGCCGGCGGCGGGTCGCACTGGAGAACGTGCGGGCCGCGTTCCCCGAACTCGCGGCCGACCCCGGCGCCGCCGACCGCATCGTCCGGGGCATGTTCCGCCACCTGATCCGGGTCATCGTCGAGTTGCTGTGGCTGCCGCGCAAGTTGCACATCGGCAACTGGCGCAAGCACCTCGCCCTCCCGGAGTGCGACCGGATGCTCCCCCTGATGCTCGACGAGCGGCCGGTGCTCGCCGTCACCGCGCACTTCGGCAACTGGGAGATGATCGGGTGCGCGCTGGGGCTCTTCGGGTTCCGTACCTATGCCATCGCGCGGGTGCTGGACAACCCGTACATCGAGCGGTTTGTCCTCCAGTTCCGGCAGTACACCGGGCAAACGATCATCGCCAAGAAGGACGACTTCGACCGGCTCACCGCGGCGATGAGAGCGGGCGGGAAGGTGGCGACGCTCGCCGACCAGGACGCCGGCGAGCGCGGCGTGTTCGTGGACTTCTTCGGCCGCCCGGCGAGTACGCACAAGGCGATCGCGCTGATGGCAATGGAGTTCGACGCGGTGATCCTGGTGACCGGCACCCCGCGGGTGCGCCGCGCGGACTACCCGCAGCGCCCGGACTACGACCCGCACAGCCCGCTGGCCGCGATGTTTTACGCCGTGAAGGTGGCCGACGTGATCGACCCGCGGGAGTACGCCAACGACCCGAACGCGGTGAGGGCGATCACGGCGCGGTACACCGCGGGGCTCGAGCGCCTGATCCGCCAGCACCCGGAGCAGTACTTCTGGCTGCACCGCCGCTGGAAGCACCAGCCGGCGGCGAAGAAGGCGAAGCCGCGGGCCGCGTGA